The Nitrosomonas cryotolerans ATCC 49181 genome includes a window with the following:
- a CDS encoding IS3 family transposase (programmed frameshift), with protein MVAKKQYTKEFKLDAVSLVLDQSYTVAEAACNLEINANMLRRWIKEYQADNDGQAFRGNGKLTPEQEEIRRLKLENKQLKMEKPNTKGGGGLLRERNEVKYSFITQKKKTYPVGMMCRLFRVSRSAYYDYVRRRANYFDNSYHIKLIDIIFDIAESSHYTYGSRRIKKALNAIGYTVSRWRVRSLMKETGVQVRHRKKYRLTTNSNHKQPVFDNKLNRQFDVAGPNQVYVGDITYIWTQEGWLYLAIVIDLFSRKIVGWGMSSRMKARLVCDTLRMAIWQRRPQIGLIVHSDRGSQYASKEYRRLLKDNGFIGSMSRLGDCWDNAVAESFFGSLKQERVQWKSYQTRYEAQQDILQYISMFYNSYRLHSYLGYKSPNQYEAEAAKMIKVA; from the exons ATGGTAGCAAAAAAACAATATACAAAAGAATTTAAATTAGATGCAGTAAGCTTGGTATTGGATCAGAGTTATACAGTTGCAGAAGCTGCATGTAACCTTGAGATCAACGCCAACATGCTCAGGCGATGGATCAAGGAATACCAGGCGGATAATGATGGGCAGGCATTTCGAGGGAATGGAAAGTTAACGCCGGAACAAGAGGAAATTCGACGTTTAAAGTTAGAAAACAAGCAGCTTAAGATGGAGAAAC CAAATACTAAAGGAGGCGGCGGTCTTCTTCGCGAAAGAAACGAAGTAAAATATTCGTTCATCACCCAAAAGAAGAAGACCTATCCAGTTGGCATGATGTGTCGGCTGTTTAGGGTGAGTCGTAGTGCATATTATGATTATGTTCGGCGTCGAGCAAATTATTTTGATAATTCGTATCACATCAAACTCATTGATATTATTTTTGATATTGCAGAATCCAGCCATTATACCTATGGTAGCCGTAGAATAAAGAAGGCTTTAAATGCAATAGGTTATACGGTTAGTCGGTGGAGAGTTCGAAGCCTGATGAAAGAGACTGGAGTTCAGGTAAGACACCGGAAGAAGTACAGATTAACAACGAACAGTAATCATAAACAACCGGTATTCGATAATAAGTTGAATCGACAGTTTGATGTTGCTGGCCCAAATCAGGTGTATGTTGGTGACATCACATACATCTGGACGCAAGAAGGTTGGTTGTATTTGGCGATTGTAATTGATTTGTTTTCCAGAAAAATAGTTGGTTGGGGTATGAGTTCAAGAATGAAAGCGCGGTTGGTTTGTGATACGTTGAGGATGGCCATATGGCAGCGTCGACCACAAATTGGTTTGATTGTACATTCGGATCGCGGGTCACAATATGCCAGTAAAGAATATCGAAGATTGCTAAAAGATAATGGTTTTATAGGAAGCATGAGTCGTCTGGGTGATTGTTGGGATAATGCTGTTGCAGAAAGTTTCTTTGGCAGCCTAAAACAGGAGCGTGTCCAATGGAAAAGCTATCAGACCCGCTATGAAGCACAGCAGGATATATTGCAGTATATTTCCATGTTCTACAACAGTTACCGACTACATTCATATCTGGGATACAAAAGTCCAAATCAATATGAAGCAGAAGCCGCAAAAATGATAAAAGTCGCTTAA
- a CDS encoding RNA-guided endonuclease InsQ/TnpB family protein, with protein sequence MKQIIRKAFKSRLNPNSDQVQKMVEFAGANRFVWNKALAMNLFRLEQKQPLLWYNELSFWLKLWKSSEDYGFLKTVHSQPLQQALKNLEKAFKDGFDKKQPLKRIPKFKKKGLSDSFRYPQGFKLEQESNKVFLPKIGWVKYRNSRQVIGDVKNMTISRKGGYWYVSIQTEYETELKRHSSTSMIGVDMGVTRFATLSDGSYVEPLNSFRKLSKKLAFEQRKLSKKVRFSANWKKQKQIITRLHERIANARLDFLHKTSTEISKNHAMVVVENLKIGNMSKSAKGSVEKHGKNVKAKSGLNKSILDQGWGMFVSFLEYKQACSGGDVLKVNPQYTSQTCPRCQHVSRDNRKSQSAFECTECGFKANADLVGALNVLERGYRLLACGVETLVSSKKQEPVGSSNTNLLLTA encoded by the coding sequence ATGAAGCAGATTATACGCAAAGCCTTTAAATCTCGACTCAATCCAAATTCTGACCAAGTACAGAAGATGGTTGAGTTTGCGGGTGCTAATCGGTTTGTTTGGAATAAAGCCTTAGCAATGAATCTGTTCAGATTAGAGCAGAAACAGCCATTGCTTTGGTACAACGAGTTGTCATTTTGGCTAAAGCTATGGAAATCCTCAGAAGATTATGGATTTCTAAAAACCGTTCATTCTCAACCGTTGCAACAAGCCTTAAAAAACTTAGAAAAAGCGTTCAAAGACGGTTTTGATAAAAAACAGCCTTTAAAACGGATTCCAAAATTCAAGAAAAAAGGTTTGAGTGACAGCTTTCGTTATCCACAAGGATTTAAGCTGGAGCAAGAGTCTAACAAAGTGTTCTTGCCTAAAATCGGTTGGGTGAAATATCGTAATTCACGCCAAGTCATTGGTGACGTTAAAAATATGACGATTTCCCGTAAAGGCGGTTATTGGTACGTGTCGATTCAGACTGAGTACGAGACCGAGCTAAAGCGTCATAGCTCAACCAGTATGATTGGTGTTGATATGGGCGTTACCCGCTTTGCAACCTTGTCAGACGGCTCATACGTAGAACCTTTAAACAGTTTTAGAAAGTTATCAAAGAAACTGGCTTTTGAACAGCGTAAGCTGTCTAAAAAAGTCCGTTTCTCTGCTAACTGGAAAAAGCAGAAACAAATCATTACCCGACTGCATGAGCGTATTGCCAATGCTCGTTTAGACTTCTTACACAAAACCTCAACCGAAATCAGCAAAAATCACGCAATGGTCGTAGTTGAGAATTTAAAGATAGGAAACATGTCTAAGAGTGCCAAGGGCAGTGTTGAAAAGCATGGTAAAAACGTCAAAGCGAAATCGGGTCTAAACAAATCCATTCTTGACCAAGGATGGGGAATGTTCGTTTCGTTCTTGGAGTATAAACAGGCTTGTTCAGGCGGGGATGTATTGAAGGTAAACCCTCAATACACCTCTCAAACCTGCCCTAGATGTCAACATGTTAGTCGTGACAATCGCAAAAGCCAAAGTGCTTTTGAATGTACAGAATGTGGATTTAAAGCCAATGCCGACTTGGTAGGTGCCTTGAATGTACTTGAGCGAGGATATCGCTTGTTAGCCTGTGGAGTTGAAACGTTAGTTTCGTCTAAGAAACAGGAACCAGTAGGCAGTAGCAATACAAACCTACTCTTAACGGCTTAA
- a CDS encoding transposase, whose product MSRQVEMISLEELVPPDHPYRYFKQILNETFITRCLSGVPSDLGREGYGIVRLFYGLLLQFMEDLSDRECERFLKENLSGKWLCGFGLSEITPDHNAFYRTRKRIGTERLSQLFAQMREELARHGLISEVFTFVDATHLIAKANLWKERDRAIKAKLDKLNNEVLPKLACDKQAKIGCKGKNKYWYGYKQHSSVDMQSGLINKIAVTPGNVTDAKGLKHVCPSSGAIYADKGYCTKPAQHAAAKRGVHLAAIMMNHMLAKNHDKDRWLSHLRMPYERVFSKRNRNVRYRGIAKNQFAAFMSAISFNLKRILVLNPSGLVFS is encoded by the coding sequence ATGTCCCGTCAAGTTGAAATGATTTCACTGGAGGAGTTAGTTCCTCCTGATCACCCTTACCGTTATTTTAAGCAGATACTCAATGAAACATTTATTACGCGTTGTTTATCTGGCGTGCCATCTGATTTAGGCCGAGAGGGTTACGGCATAGTCCGTCTGTTCTACGGTTTGTTATTACAGTTTATGGAAGATTTAAGTGATCGGGAATGTGAACGATTTTTGAAAGAGAACCTGAGTGGCAAATGGTTGTGTGGATTTGGATTAAGTGAGATAACGCCAGATCACAATGCGTTTTATCGTACCCGTAAGCGCATAGGTACCGAACGGTTGAGCCAACTATTTGCTCAGATGCGCGAAGAGCTTGCCCGTCATGGCTTGATCAGTGAGGTATTTACGTTTGTGGATGCAACACACTTAATTGCCAAAGCGAATTTATGGAAAGAACGAGATCGGGCAATCAAAGCAAAACTGGACAAGCTTAACAACGAAGTACTGCCCAAGCTCGCCTGTGATAAGCAGGCAAAGATTGGTTGTAAAGGAAAAAACAAATATTGGTATGGTTATAAACAGCATAGCTCTGTTGACATGCAATCGGGTTTAATCAACAAGATAGCCGTGACACCAGGGAATGTGACTGATGCAAAAGGGCTCAAGCATGTATGCCCTAGTTCAGGGGCCATCTATGCGGACAAAGGCTATTGCACTAAACCTGCACAGCATGCCGCTGCAAAACGAGGTGTCCATTTGGCGGCAATCATGATGAATCACATGCTAGCGAAAAATCATGACAAAGATCGCTGGCTCAGTCACTTGAGAATGCCTTATGAACGCGTTTTCTCTAAACGTAACCGAAACGTGCGTTATCGCGGTATCGCCAAGAATCAATTTGCTGCGTTTATGTCTGCAATCAGTTTCAACCTCAAACGTATTTTAGTGCTTAATCCATCTGGTCTCGTCTTTTCTTGA
- a CDS encoding porin: protein MKYLKWLLSAIAGSLFFFNTYSMTLYAHNLKHLLKDNRIALGGWINGGVTLNPSQKNGFNGPVIMADQANRFQLNQLNLFMQRAVVSEGNTWDFGGRFDFMFGTDAVFTQAFGVPTLDVNSGKPLKRSNWDLDLCCDSSRTYGIALPQAYLEAHVPVGNGLNVKLGHFYSPMGYETVPASAPDNFFYTRAYNLNVGEPFTHTGLLSEYKLNKNWSIIGAAVTGSANGGWDGGWDKQLGNWSGVAGFNWTSDNHLTSLKVIGSYGETSTRSSEPWATYNIVLKHRINPKTSLALHHVWGYAGGVLLDNPKYTNVIKDTQWINLMAYLYYDITDNVSVGVRGEWFRDRDGSRNPSPFRIAVTTNIVNGKAVSPAGDPNRVTIMPADYYSTTVGVNWKAAKTLKLKSDLMRKLTIRSNIRYDRVDAYHAPAYRPFAGNKDQVLFSLDFILPF from the coding sequence ATGAAATACCTAAAGTGGTTATTAAGTGCCATCGCAGGCAGCCTGTTTTTTTTTAATACTTATTCAATGACGCTCTATGCGCATAACCTGAAGCATCTATTGAAAGACAATCGGATCGCATTGGGTGGTTGGATAAACGGAGGGGTGACTCTTAATCCTAGTCAGAAGAATGGGTTTAATGGTCCGGTGATTATGGCGGATCAGGCTAACCGATTTCAGTTAAATCAATTAAATTTGTTTATGCAACGGGCTGTTGTATCAGAAGGTAATACCTGGGATTTTGGTGGGCGCTTCGATTTTATGTTTGGGACAGATGCTGTTTTTACTCAAGCTTTTGGTGTGCCTACGCTGGATGTAAATTCCGGAAAACCCTTAAAAAGAAGCAATTGGGATCTTGATCTGTGCTGTGACTCTTCAAGAACTTATGGAATTGCACTTCCGCAAGCATATCTGGAGGCACATGTTCCTGTCGGTAACGGACTTAACGTCAAATTAGGTCATTTCTATAGCCCTATGGGTTATGAGACGGTACCGGCGTCGGCACCGGATAATTTTTTTTATACGCGAGCTTATAACCTGAATGTGGGAGAGCCCTTTACTCATACTGGTTTGCTTTCGGAATATAAGCTTAATAAAAACTGGTCCATTATCGGCGCAGCGGTTACGGGTAGCGCGAATGGTGGCTGGGATGGCGGCTGGGACAAACAACTGGGAAACTGGAGTGGGGTGGCTGGTTTTAATTGGACCAGTGATAATCATTTAACTTCGCTTAAAGTTATCGGTAGCTATGGTGAAACTTCAACACGCAGCAGTGAGCCATGGGCAACGTATAATATTGTGCTGAAACACAGAATTAATCCTAAAACCTCGCTGGCTTTACATCATGTCTGGGGCTATGCTGGTGGCGTTTTATTGGATAATCCAAAATATACTAACGTCATAAAAGATACGCAATGGATTAATTTAATGGCTTATTTATATTATGACATTACGGATAACGTATCGGTAGGTGTGCGCGGTGAATGGTTTCGTGACAGAGATGGCTCCCGCAATCCATCACCCTTTCGCATAGCGGTTACTACCAATATAGTGAATGGCAAGGCAGTGAGTCCTGCGGGTGATCCTAATCGTGTGACTATTATGCCCGCAGATTATTATTCAACAACCGTGGGCGTAAACTGGAAAGCAGCCAAGACGCTAAAACTTAAATCGGATTTAATGAGGAAACTAACTATTCGTTCGAATATCCGTTATGATCGAGTAGATGCTTATCACGCGCCTGCGTATAGACCTTTTGCCGGGAATAAAGATCAAGTTTTGTTTTCGCTTGATTTTATTCTGCCTTTTTGA
- the pgl gene encoding 6-phosphogluconolactonase: MQRYYYSNMHHLAMDFADFAATALKDTLAKQPKASLVVPGGNTPRHYLPTLGRHSLPWDRITVTLSDERWVDTRTAISNEHLVRKYLLAQMTDKVNFIGLKTHHLHPSAAITEIHERLIKIPRPFSLTILGLGEDGHIASLFPGMNPDQQMTSLCLAVETPIAPSLRISLSLAALADSQHIALIVTGMTKRRLLDQLNETLDPKIPLVWLLQRSSAPITIFETDAF, from the coding sequence ATGCAAAGATATTACTATTCAAACATGCACCACCTGGCAATGGATTTTGCTGATTTTGCGGCGACTGCTTTAAAAGATACCCTCGCCAAACAACCCAAAGCCAGCCTGGTCGTTCCTGGCGGTAACACCCCTCGCCATTACCTGCCCACCCTCGGTCGCCATTCACTGCCCTGGGACAGAATAACCGTGACATTGAGTGATGAACGCTGGGTAGATACCCGCACCGCCATCTCAAATGAGCACCTGGTACGGAAATATCTGTTAGCACAGATGACTGATAAGGTGAATTTCATTGGCTTAAAAACCCATCATCTCCACCCTTCTGCAGCAATCACTGAAATTCATGAACGCCTCATTAAGATACCGCGGCCATTCAGCCTAACGATACTCGGTTTGGGAGAAGATGGTCATATTGCGTCACTATTTCCTGGAATGAATCCCGACCAGCAGATGACATCCTTATGCCTTGCTGTTGAAACACCCATTGCACCGTCACTTCGCATTAGTCTAAGCTTGGCCGCACTAGCCGATAGCCAGCATATTGCATTGATCGTAACCGGCATGACAAAACGACGCCTGCTGGATCAATTGAATGAAACCCTGGACCCCAAAATCCCACTTGTCTGGCTATTGCAACGCAGCTCGGCCCCAATTACGATTTTTGAAACGGACGCCTTCTAA
- a CDS encoding HAD family hydrolase translates to MKTSNCQAIIFDFDGVIVESGQIKTQAFAELYRSYGDAVVTAVVHYHQQHGGLSRYHKFRYFQQHLLNKPPLTLSEEQTLDRRFSELVMEAVIASAAVSGAHEFIYQEASRIPLFIASGTPESELKTIVTRRGLAPYFTAIHGAPTLKPALIADILTTHNLVPETVLMIGDALIDYESAQQNGIAFLGRVCPGDQNPFPEQVKTMPDLCALIN, encoded by the coding sequence ATGAAAACATCAAACTGCCAAGCCATTATTTTTGACTTTGATGGCGTTATCGTCGAATCTGGACAGATCAAAACACAGGCCTTTGCTGAGCTGTATCGTTCCTATGGTGACGCAGTCGTTACCGCTGTTGTGCATTATCATCAACAACACGGCGGTCTATCCCGTTATCATAAATTTCGTTATTTCCAACAGCATTTATTGAATAAACCGCCCCTGACACTCAGTGAAGAACAGACACTGGATCGTCGCTTTTCCGAGCTCGTTATGGAAGCTGTGATTGCCAGTGCTGCTGTATCCGGCGCGCATGAATTCATTTACCAAGAAGCCTCCAGAATACCGTTATTTATTGCTTCAGGCACACCAGAAAGCGAACTTAAAACTATTGTTACGCGACGAGGCTTAGCGCCTTACTTTACCGCAATACACGGCGCACCTACGCTTAAGCCAGCCCTGATTGCAGATATTTTAACCACTCATAATCTGGTACCTGAGACCGTTCTAATGATCGGCGATGCACTGATAGACTATGAGAGCGCACAACAAAACGGCATCGCATTCCTGGGCCGCGTCTGTCCGGGAGATCAAAATCCTTTTCCAGAACAGGTTAAAACGATGCCTGATTTATGTGCGCTGATTAATTGA
- a CDS encoding NAD-dependent epimerase/dehydratase family protein has product MAPEIAVVFGASGFLGSHVADALSAAGYQVRLFDRTPSPYQRQDQEMIVGDIMNSTQVIEAAEGAAIVYNFAAIADIDEAHNKPVATATINVLGNMHALEAARLAGARRFVFASSVYVYSESGSFYRASKQAAERFTETYHDRYGLNYNILRYGSLYGRRADKRNGIYRMLHEAIEQHSITYQGEGNAIREYIHVEDAARMSVQILSPEYANRHLILTGQERLRIRDVMTMISEIMPWPVELNFDEANTVHHYEITPYAFQPRIGRKLVLNEHVDLGQGLLDCIRDIHKNSQHASEDDDATPSTSDNKA; this is encoded by the coding sequence ATGGCGCCTGAAATTGCGGTCGTATTTGGCGCCAGTGGCTTTCTGGGTAGCCATGTTGCTGACGCTTTATCTGCCGCAGGTTATCAGGTACGATTATTCGATCGCACACCATCTCCTTATCAAAGACAAGATCAGGAAATGATTGTTGGAGATATTATGAACTCCACTCAGGTAATCGAAGCAGCCGAAGGTGCGGCTATTGTCTATAATTTTGCAGCAATTGCCGATATCGATGAAGCACATAATAAACCCGTCGCGACGGCAACAATCAATGTATTAGGTAATATGCACGCGCTGGAAGCAGCCCGCCTCGCCGGTGCACGTCGCTTTGTATTTGCCAGCAGTGTCTATGTTTATTCCGAATCTGGCTCTTTTTATCGTGCCAGCAAACAAGCTGCCGAACGCTTTACCGAAACTTATCACGATCGTTATGGGCTGAATTACAATATTTTACGTTATGGCTCTTTATATGGCAGGCGAGCCGATAAACGTAATGGCATTTACCGCATGCTACATGAAGCCATAGAACAGCATTCAATCACTTACCAGGGCGAAGGTAATGCAATCCGGGAGTATATTCATGTTGAAGATGCTGCACGCATGAGTGTACAGATACTCTCGCCAGAATACGCCAATCGCCATCTGATCTTGACGGGTCAGGAAAGATTACGTATTCGAGATGTCATGACCATGATCTCCGAAATCATGCCATGGCCGGTTGAATTAAATTTTGACGAAGCGAATACCGTACATCATTACGAAATTACGCCTTATGCCTTTCAGCCGAGAATCGGACGCAAGCTGGTACTCAACGAACATGTTGATTTAGGACAAGGATTACTTGACTGCATTCGGGATATTCACAAAAACTCGCAACACGCCAGCGAGGATGATGATGCAACGCCTTCCACCTCAGATAATAAAGCATAG
- a CDS encoding phosphoglycerate dehydrogenase: protein MNKLIISTSSFDIDNNAPVQRLIQKGLQVISNPHRRKLTEHEIIALLDDDVIGLIAGIEPITERVLASAKNLKVISRCGTGMDNVDLVAAQHYNMAVFNTPEAPAQAVAELTLGLMLTALRRICQTDRLLRKGEWPRLQGQLLAAQSVGIIGLGYIGRRVAHLCQAFGARVIAHDPHLDQSSQGVTLTSLNELFAQADIISLHLPYSPDTHHLLDAKAFATMKPGAIVINAARGGLIDETALGNALHDGQLSAAALDVFEQEPYQGPLLGYEQIILTAHMGSLAKEARQRMEIEAAENLLQGLIKTGLIHDT from the coding sequence ATGAATAAATTGATTATATCTACCTCATCATTCGATATAGACAATAATGCACCTGTCCAGCGCCTGATACAGAAGGGATTACAAGTTATTAGCAATCCCCATCGACGTAAGCTTACTGAACATGAAATTATTGCATTACTCGATGATGATGTAATTGGGTTGATCGCAGGGATCGAGCCCATAACTGAGCGTGTTTTAGCATCTGCCAAAAACTTAAAAGTCATTTCGCGTTGCGGCACAGGCATGGATAACGTCGATTTGGTTGCGGCACAACACTATAATATGGCTGTGTTTAATACACCCGAAGCACCTGCTCAGGCAGTCGCAGAATTGACACTAGGACTGATGCTGACTGCTTTGAGACGAATATGCCAGACAGACCGTTTGCTACGTAAAGGTGAATGGCCACGCTTGCAAGGTCAATTACTTGCTGCACAATCGGTGGGCATCATCGGCTTAGGATACATCGGCCGCCGGGTCGCACATCTATGTCAAGCTTTTGGTGCCCGAGTTATTGCGCATGATCCTCATCTGGATCAATCATCACAGGGTGTGACATTAACATCCTTGAATGAATTATTCGCGCAAGCAGACATTATTAGCCTGCATCTACCTTACAGCCCGGATACACACCACTTGCTGGATGCCAAGGCATTTGCCACTATGAAACCAGGGGCCATTGTAATTAATGCCGCACGAGGGGGGCTGATCGATGAAACCGCACTGGGTAATGCGTTGCACGATGGCCAGCTAAGTGCAGCCGCGCTGGATGTGTTTGAACAAGAACCCTATCAGGGTCCATTACTTGGATATGAGCAGATAATTCTGACCGCCCATATGGGTTCACTCGCAAAGGAAGCACGTCAGCGTATGGAAATCGAAGCTGCAGAAAATCTACTGCAGGGACTTATCAAGACAGGTTTAATCCATGACACATAA
- a CDS encoding HpcH/HpaI aldolase family protein, producing the protein MQLKSKLIRSELTIGSWITLGHPAIAEIMAAAGFDWLVLDMEHSVLELNEVQTIIQVLDGKQCPAIVRLTSNHPDQIKRVLDAGATGIMVPMIKSAADAKAAVKAVYYPPRGQRGVGLARAQGYGASFPAYQRWLEDNAIIVAMIEHVDAVNTIDAILAVPEIDAYIIGPYDLSGSMGRPGELNHPEVQAAIEQIYYAGCRAKKPGGIHVIEPDLDALQQRIKAGFNFLGYSLDIRILDSICRNHLQTIRATL; encoded by the coding sequence ATGCAATTGAAATCAAAATTGATTCGTTCTGAATTGACGATCGGCTCCTGGATTACGCTAGGTCACCCTGCCATTGCCGAAATCATGGCGGCGGCCGGATTTGATTGGTTAGTACTGGATATGGAACATAGCGTCCTTGAGTTAAATGAAGTTCAGACAATAATCCAGGTACTTGACGGAAAACAATGTCCAGCTATCGTACGTTTAACTTCAAACCATCCTGACCAGATTAAACGTGTCTTAGATGCTGGCGCTACCGGTATAATGGTCCCCATGATTAAATCTGCTGCTGATGCCAAGGCCGCAGTAAAGGCTGTTTACTATCCGCCTCGAGGACAACGGGGCGTCGGTCTAGCTCGAGCGCAAGGCTATGGCGCAAGCTTCCCAGCGTATCAACGCTGGCTCGAAGATAATGCAATCATTGTTGCCATGATTGAGCATGTAGACGCAGTCAATACAATTGATGCGATTCTTGCTGTTCCGGAAATTGATGCCTACATTATCGGTCCTTATGATTTGTCGGGTTCCATGGGCCGACCGGGCGAACTAAACCATCCTGAAGTGCAAGCCGCAATAGAGCAAATATACTATGCGGGATGTCGTGCAAAAAAACCAGGGGGCATCCATGTGATCGAACCCGATCTTGATGCGCTACAACAACGCATCAAGGCGGGCTTCAATTTTCTCGGCTATAGTTTAGATATTCGCATACTGGACTCCATTTGTCGCAACCATCTGCAAACTATTCGGGCAACACTATGA
- a CDS encoding 3-deoxy-manno-octulosonate cytidylyltransferase: MKTIAVIPARMGSSRFPGKPLAKLLGRSMLEHVYKRVTLSKAIDTTYIATCDEAIRQAAEKFGAPVIMTADTHERASDRVAEAVTHIDAELIVMVQGDEPMTHPDMLDIAVAPFENDPELGCVNLVHKIDNEADFRNPNTIKVVMNLQGDAIYMSRQPIPTLAKSGFMQASVFKQVCVIPFRRATLFHYTNLAPTPLEQLESIDMLRLLEHGHRIKMINTTLNTQAVDTETDLVRVAKLMETDPLLSTY, encoded by the coding sequence ATGAAAACAATAGCTGTGATACCTGCGCGCATGGGCTCATCGCGCTTTCCTGGCAAACCCCTCGCAAAATTGCTTGGCCGTAGCATGTTAGAACATGTGTATAAACGCGTTACCCTGAGCAAGGCCATCGATACCACCTATATCGCTACTTGTGATGAGGCGATTCGACAGGCCGCAGAAAAATTCGGCGCACCTGTAATCATGACCGCCGATACACATGAGCGCGCAAGTGACCGCGTCGCCGAAGCGGTCACTCATATTGATGCGGAACTGATTGTAATGGTGCAGGGTGACGAACCCATGACACATCCCGATATGCTGGATATCGCGGTGGCGCCCTTTGAAAATGATCCAGAGTTGGGCTGTGTTAATCTGGTACATAAAATTGACAACGAGGCTGATTTTCGTAATCCAAATACAATCAAAGTTGTCATGAATTTGCAAGGCGATGCCATTTATATGTCGCGCCAGCCGATTCCGACATTGGCCAAATCCGGATTTATGCAAGCTAGTGTTTTTAAACAGGTATGTGTTATTCCATTCCGGCGCGCCACCCTATTTCATTACACAAACTTAGCACCGACGCCACTGGAACAACTAGAATCCATAGATATGCTGCGCCTATTGGAACATGGCCATAGAATCAAGATGATCAACACCACGCTGAACACTCAGGCAGTAGACACTGAAACAGACTTGGTTCGCGTCGCTAAACTCATGGAAACCGACCCGCTGCTTAGCACCTATTAA
- a CDS encoding FkbM family methyltransferase, translated as MMRLQNIFKNLVIAAYKIGGGCTNIKVRGQSILVSIDHWRVLKRAKTYSIKEPDTLDWIDNFRPDSCYFDIGANIGQYSLYPAKKYGQSIQIYAFEPQSNNYYSLNKNISLNKLTKNVTPYCVAISGQSQFSRLYIPKFIPGGNRSQFGKEDAENMKIPASHIQGMFGVTLDDLCDKWGFPYPDYIKIDVDGIEIAILKGAKRVLAHPDLKSVIVELGTPQEQKEAIFLMKEAGLIIKQKTMQNWGETCFIFEKI; from the coding sequence ATGATGCGATTACAAAATATATTTAAAAATCTTGTAATCGCAGCTTATAAAATTGGAGGTGGATGTACAAATATTAAAGTCAGGGGGCAGTCCATACTGGTTTCGATAGACCATTGGCGAGTTCTTAAACGAGCAAAGACATACTCTATAAAAGAACCGGATACGCTTGACTGGATAGATAATTTCAGACCTGATTCGTGTTATTTTGATATTGGTGCAAATATCGGCCAGTATTCCCTGTATCCGGCTAAGAAATATGGTCAAAGTATTCAAATTTATGCTTTTGAGCCTCAGAGCAATAATTATTATTCGCTAAATAAGAATATTTCGCTAAATAAGCTGACGAAAAATGTCACGCCCTACTGTGTTGCGATATCCGGACAGAGCCAGTTTTCCAGATTGTATATACCCAAATTTATTCCTGGCGGGAATCGCTCCCAATTTGGAAAAGAAGATGCTGAGAATATGAAAATACCGGCTAGTCATATTCAAGGTATGTTTGGCGTGACGCTGGATGATCTGTGCGATAAATGGGGGTTTCCTTATCCGGACTATATTAAAATTGATGTAGATGGCATTGAGATCGCTATTCTCAAAGGAGCAAAGCGTGTATTAGCGCATCCGGATCTAAAATCTGTTATTGTCGAATTGGGAACACCGCAGGAACAGAAAGAAGCGATCTTTCTGATGAAAGAAGCTGGTCTGATTATAAAACAAAAAACAATGCAGAACTGGGGTGAAACGTGCTTTATATTTGAAAAAATTTAG